CTGCTCGGCGAGATCGGGGCGACCAGTCTGGACGATTTTCGAGGCAGTTTGCAGCTTCCACTGTAAAAAATCCAAAATTTTTCCTTGCCAAGGCACACCATTTTGGTTAGTTACTGCCTCTCTAACGCGGAGAGGTGTCCGAGTCCGGCTTAAGGAGCACGCCTGGAAAGCGTGTAACGGGGGAACTCGTTCGGAGGTTCGAATCCTCTCCTCTCCGCCACGAAAGCAAAAAGGCTTACGATGAATATCGTAAGCCTTTTTTCGTGGTCTTCGCCGGATCAGGCGTTTGAAGTTTTTGGGGAATCGGGGCTTGTATAAAAGCTGAAGAAGATGTCCTTTTCTTCTGTAGTCTCAACGGTGTGATCCGGGGTATCTGGCCAGAGATTGTTTGCCGGGGCTTTGAGAGATGTCTGGTCAGACAGTAAAAAGGTTATTTCCGCGCTGCTGAGTATGGGACCGTTGTTATTGTTGCCGTACATGGGGTGCCGCCTTGGGTTTAAGGTTTTACCTCCCCCTCCTACATACTATAACGCTCAGAAGGGCATGATGGTTACAAAGAACTGGGCCTTACGGTGTGCTGGATGTCTGTTCAAAGTCGAAAAGAGAGCCGATGTTTATGATAATGAATGTTCTTTCCATTTTGTTACACAAATTTAAGTAGTCATCGAATTACGGTGGGGTTTGCTTCAGTTGGTTTTCGGTGTGAAAGAATGTTGGTTTATTTTCCTTTTTATGTGTTAATATATTTGTAACTGGGATTGTCTTCTGGAATTGGCTGGGAGTCGCGTGTTGACGGTGTAACAGAGGTGGGCACTTGAGGTCTAAGATCAGCGGTGTCGGGGGCGTATGCCTTCTGATTGTATTCCTGCTTGCATCCGTAGTGTATGCAGAGGAGGAGACCTTCATCTGCGGTGTGGCTCAGGGGTATCCACCGTATCAGTTCGTTGGCGCGGACGGGACTTCCACAGGATTGGATGTTGAGGTCATTCGGCTCGTCTTCGAAAAGATGGGCAGGGATTTGACGGTCAGGCAGGACAATTGGGATGACATTGTCGCCGGTTTGCGGCTGGGTAAGCTTGACTGCATTGCAGGAATGGAGATCAATGAACGGCGCAATAAATTTTTTGATTTCACTTCTCCGTATTATAGCCGGAAAGGGATGATCTTTGTTCTGGCGGATTCCTTTGTCCATTCGTTCAGCGAGCTGCAATGGCAAGTGGTTACGGGCGACAGGGATTCCTATGTGGAAGAGTTTTTCCGGGAAAAAGGAGTGCACAGGCATATACGATTGTATCAGACCAAGAGTAAGGAGCAATCCATGGAAATGCTCAAACAGGGCAAGGCGGTTGCTGCAATTGCGCCCAAGGCCGTAGGAGTGTTTCTTGCCTGTAAGTACGATGTGGACGTTCGGATGATTGACGTGGGTGATCCTGGAGTGCCCGTAGGCATTGCCGTGGCAAAGGGGAACCGGACGCTGTTGATGCAGATGGAAGCCGCCCTGAACGCGTTGGTTGATGAAGGGGCGTTGCAGGAAGTGTTGAAACGCTGGCAGACCCCCTAGAAGCCGGATGTGAAGAGGCTGTTTCAAAGAACCATTATGGAGTCAAACGAATATAATCGATCCGAAGGTGGAATTTGAGTAAGGAAGAATCAGGTTTTGTGTTAAAACAAATGGGCCTGTTTCCAGTTGATAGTTTTTCGTGGAAATGAAATAGTTTTTATTATTGGTAAATTCAGTGGAATCTGGTGTGGTCTGTTGAGATTGGGTGCTTGTTCCAGTGACTGCTGTTCAAGAGGAACCACATGATGATATTTCGTCGGGAGGGCAAGGGGAAACGTTCCCTGGTGAAGCATTTGACGGCAAGTCTCATGGCTGTTGTCGCTCTCTCGTCCATTGCCATTTCATCCGTTATTTTCTTTGTTCTTTATGAAAAATCCGAAGTTCAGTTCGAACAGCGTGCCAACGAAGCCCTGACACATCTTTCCAGCAGCCTTGAATCCTATCTTTGGCACATGGAGGAGGAGTCGGTTGTCAGCCTGTGCCAGACCTTCTTCAATATCGATATCGTGGTTTTCATTCAGGTGGACGACCATCGGGGCAATGAAATCTGCCGGTTCGGTGAGATTGTTCCCGGAAAAACCATTCTGAAGGAGCAGGTTGTCAGCTATGATGCCATAGATGTCGGCATTGTTCGGTTGGGTCTCACACCGGATATCTTCAAGAAACAGGTTTTTGAAACCACCTGGATCAGCCTGTTGTCTTTGTTTTCCGTGGTCGTGGTGCTTGGCCTGTTCACGCGGCTGGTTTTGAACCGGACCCTGCGTACGCCGCTTGGCAAGCTCATATCGCGGACTGAGGCCATTTCGGCCGGGAAGTATACGGAACCGAGTCAGACAGAAAGTTTTCAGGAAATTCAGCTGATTCTCTCAAAATTCAACGAAATGGCCGAGCAGGTTCGGCTTCGTGAACATGAGCTTCGCGTCAGCGAGGAAAAATACCGGCGGTTGTTCGAGACCAGTATCGAAGGCATCATGATGATTGATGTCGACAATCGGATTTCCATGGTGAATCAGGTTCTTGCCGACATGCTCGGGTACACCGAAGCGGAAATGATCGGTATGCCCATGCGGACCCTGATTCACGAAGATGAACTTGAGGATCATGACGTGGAGATGGACAAGCGGCTTGCCGGTCATGCCTCCCAATATGGGCGTCGATTCATTCGAAAGGACGGCAGGGTGATATGGGGGATGCTCTCATCCAGTCCTCAGTTCGGTGACAAGGGGGAGTTCCAGGGATCCTTCAGCATGGTTACGGATATTACCGATCTGCGCACGGCCGAGGCGGAACTCAAGATAGCCTATGACAGAATGGAACAACGGGTTAACGAACGCACGGAAGAACTGAACAAGACCAACCGTCTTCTGACCTCGGAAATTCATATCCGCAAGCAGACCGAAAAGGAAATCATCAAGGCCAAGGAGGCTGCGGAGGAGGCTACTCGGGCCAAGAGTGAATTCCTGGCCAACATGAGTCATGAAATTCGTACTCCGATGAATGCCATCATCGGGATGACGCATCTGGCCAAGATGACGGAGCTTACAGCGACACAAAGGGACTATCTCAACAAAATAGACATCTCAGCCAAATCCCTGCTTGGCATCATCAACGACGTGCTTGATCTGTCCAAGATCGAAGCGGGCATGTTGACGGTGGAGTCCGTGGGCTTCAAGCTAGATCAGGTGTTGGAACAGTTGACCACCATTGTTTCGCCTCGCGCCAACGAAAAGAAACTCGAATTTCTCATAGACGTGGAGAAGAACGTGCCTCCTGCCATTGTGGGCGATTCCATGCGCCTGGCGCAGATACTGATTAATCTGTGCAACAATGCCGTAAAGTTCACCGACACGGGGTCCGTAATCGTTTCCATCGCGAGCCTGGAACAGAATGCGGACACCGCAAAACTCAGATTCAGTGTCAAGGATGACGGCATCGGCATTGAGGCGAATCAGGTCAAGGACCTGTTCCTGCCGTTCACTCAGGCAGACGCTTCCACCACGCGCAAATACGGTGGGACCGGCCTGGGGCTGAGCCTGTGCAGTCAGTTGGTTGAT
The nucleotide sequence above comes from Pseudodesulfovibrio sp. S3. Encoded proteins:
- a CDS encoding response regulator: MMIFRREGKGKRSLVKHLTASLMAVVALSSIAISSVIFFVLYEKSEVQFEQRANEALTHLSSSLESYLWHMEEESVVSLCQTFFNIDIVVFIQVDDHRGNEICRFGEIVPGKTILKEQVVSYDAIDVGIVRLGLTPDIFKKQVFETTWISLLSLFSVVVVLGLFTRLVLNRTLRTPLGKLISRTEAISAGKYTEPSQTESFQEIQLILSKFNEMAEQVRLREHELRVSEEKYRRLFETSIEGIMMIDVDNRISMVNQVLADMLGYTEAEMIGMPMRTLIHEDELEDHDVEMDKRLAGHASQYGRRFIRKDGRVIWGMLSSSPQFGDKGEFQGSFSMVTDITDLRTAEAELKIAYDRMEQRVNERTEELNKTNRLLTSEIHIRKQTEKEIIKAKEAAEEATRAKSEFLANMSHEIRTPMNAIIGMTHLAKMTELTATQRDYLNKIDISAKSLLGIINDVLDLSKIEAGMLTVESVGFKLDQVLEQLTTIVSPRANEKKLEFLIDVEKNVPPAIVGDSMRLAQILINLCNNAVKFTDTGSVIVSIASLEQNADTAKLRFSVKDDGIGIEANQVKDLFLPFTQADASTTRKYGGTGLGLSLCSQLVDLMDGEIGVESEPGKGSLFWFEVVFPIYDKDESQTVLPEELQGIHALVVDDNPTSRVILKGMLEHIGLSVDLAKSGYEALEMLRNRPSEEGYRLLVLDWRMPGMDGIDTAAAILSDASIEPKPPMFMVSAYANADLVKQTNEMGFKGLLFKPVNQSFLFNLVVETLGKGIITLSEVSHGKSVIGDLKGAKILLVEDNEINRQVAQEILSSTGIEVHEAFNGQHALDFLEKNEVDLVLMDIQMPVMDGYEAASRIRQQMKYKDLPIIAMTAHAMVGDIEASRAVGMNGHISKPFDPEDLFEILLKWICRKSGADGKGKVTTSEKGSRDLLPADMPGFDLELGLKRARGNVKLYRTLLLLLDEKYADAASNIEQALADGRRDEGIALAHSVKGTSGMLGAMELFEAASDLELALDQGEEAVNDLLSRFTRQLDTVIGSIGVLKVAGEDETLLLRNGDVAAVEDLRSSLEGLKQPLLRGAPVECREKAAAVQSLVWPEELQADVSLLLKIIDEYDFKKALALVAEIEKEFG
- a CDS encoding transporter substrate-binding domain-containing protein, translating into MRSKISGVGGVCLLIVFLLASVVYAEEETFICGVAQGYPPYQFVGADGTSTGLDVEVIRLVFEKMGRDLTVRQDNWDDIVAGLRLGKLDCIAGMEINERRNKFFDFTSPYYSRKGMIFVLADSFVHSFSELQWQVVTGDRDSYVEEFFREKGVHRHIRLYQTKSKEQSMEMLKQGKAVAAIAPKAVGVFLACKYDVDVRMIDVGDPGVPVGIAVAKGNRTLLMQMEAALNALVDEGALQEVLKRWQTP